TCGACGGTTCCTGCAACACCAAAACCTACTCCACCCTGCTGGGCGCCGGGGCGGAAGTACTGATTGTCGGCACCTCCGGTCTGTTTAACCTCGACGATAATCTTGAAACGGCGTGGGACACCATGAGCCACAACATTCAGCAGGCTCAGAATGCGCCAGGAGCGACCGCATGACACAATCCTGGCTGGGCATAGATATTGGCGGCACCAGCACCCGGTTTCAGATTATGGACAGCGATCGCCAGTGGCAGGGATTCGATAAAATCGCCACCCGCAGCTGGGCAACCGCTGATGATGCGCTGTCGACCCTGGCCGGGCTGATTCGGGCGGCGGTGGCAAAACAGCATATTCATGGCGTGATGCTGGGTCTGCCCGGCATCCTCAGCCGCGACCGCCGTCAGGTGCTGTCGCTACCGTTTATTCAGGCGCTGGACCATCAGCCCATCGCTCAGCTGCTAAGCGAACAGATCGGGATTCCGGTGGCGATGGATAAAGATGTTAACCATCTGATGCTGTGGGATCTGATGGAGCTGCCACAGCTGCCGGATAATGCGGTCGGCATCTATCCGGGCACCGGGCTGGGCAACAGCCTGTGGCTGAATGGTCAGTTCTACCATGGCCAGCACGGCAGTTCCGGCGAATTAGGCCATATTCCGCTGCTGCACAGCGCTTCAGCCGCCACGCCGCTGCCCTGCCCCTGCGGCAATCATGGCTGCGTGGAGACGGTGACCTCCGGCCACTGGCTGAGTAGCTGGGCGCAACAGCATGTGCCGGATACCGCAATGGCGCAGCTGTTTAGCCGCCATCATGCGCACCCTGATCTGCAGGCGTTTGTGCAACGTCTGGCGCAGGTGATTGCCATTGAGATAAATATTCTCGACCCGGAGTATCTGATCCTTGGCGGCGGCGTGCTGGGGATGAGCGACTTCCCGCTGGCCAGCCTGCGCGAGCAGATTATTCAGCATCTGCGTCCGCCCGTCACCCGTGATGGGCTAAAGATTATTTTCAGTAAAGCCACCGACTATACCGGTTGTCGCGGCGCCTGTTATGCAGCAGAACGACATTTCAGGAGGGTGTTATGAAAGGCAGAGTATGTGTATTCGGCTCTTTTAACCTGGATATTGTCGCCGGTATGGCGCGCTTTCCGCAGCCCGGTGAATCACTGGTGGCCCATAGCAGTATGATGGGTGCCGGAGGCAAAGGGGCTAATCAGGCCACCGCGGCGCTGCGCGCTGGCGCGCGGGTGCATTATATCGGCAAAATCGGCAACGACGATTACGGTATTTTTGCCCGCCGCCACCTGGAAAATACCGGTTTTGACGCCATCACCCTGTTTACCTGTAAAGAGAAACCCACCGGCAACGCGCTGATCTTCGTCGCCGGTGATGATGCGGAGAATATGATTTCGGTCTATCCGGGAGCAAATTTAACCGTCACCGCCGCCGAAACCCAGCGCTGCCAGCCGACGATTGCCGCAGCAGATATTCTGCTATTACAGCTGGAAAATAATCTGAGCGCCATTCAGCGCATGATCGATATCGGGCGCGACAGCGGCACCTTTGTGATTCTCAATCCCGCGCCATGGCAGAAAGTCAGCGATGCGCTGCTGAATAAAGTCAATCTCCTGACCCCCAACAGCACCGAGGCTTCGCAGCTGAGCGGGATTACCGTCAGCGATCTGGCCAGCGCACAACGGGCGGCGATGATCCTGCACGATAAGGGGGTTGGACAGCTGATTATTACGCTGGGGATGCAGGGCGCGCTGCTGTCAGTTGACCGCGTGATGTCACTGGTGCCGGTTTATCCGGCGCAGCCCAAAGATACGACCGGTGCTGGCGATGCGTTCAATGGCGCGTTAGCGGCGCGTCTGGCTTCGGGGGATGCGCTGGAAACTGCGGCGCTGTTTGCCTCGGCTTATGCCTCGGTGAGTGTGGAAAATATCGGCGCCGCGCAGGGGATGCCGCGTTATGCCGAAGTACTGGAAAGAATGCAACAGTATCCGCAGTTAAAGGTGAGCGCGCTCCAGGGCTGCAATGGGGGGAGGAATCCCCTCCCCCACAGCCCGCAAACAGCGGCAGATTAACAACTCACGATCAGGGGCAGGTATTATTGACGGCATTCTTCGCCCGCCATGCTCCCCAGGCGCCGCCGGTGCCTGGCTCTTCCTGGCCCGGGTTTACATACCACTGGTTCTGCCAGATTTGCCCTTTGTAGCTGACGCTGGTGCATTTGCCGGGGTAGCTGATTCTGGCGTTATAGCCTTCAGCATCGCCAGGTGGCGTTAATGCCGGCACCGTGATGCTCTGCGCCAGTTCGCGGGACTGGCTGCCTGCGCTGACCTTCACTTTCACCTGCAGATTCTGCACCTGACTGGTTTTACTCAGCGCAAAGTGCTGCTGCGCTGCGCCCTGACTCCCCCCCTGAGCGCCAGACGGCAGTGTCCACTGGTACAGCGGGGTGCTGGTTGGCGCTGTATCAGAACTCGCCCCGCCACTGAACGTGACGCTGGCGTCGCTGTCGGTAGCCTGCATCGCCAGTTTCAGCCCCGCAATAAACGCCTGGTCATGATTCTCCACCGCTGTCGTGACTTTCACCGCATGGGTGCTGGTAGCGGAACGCTGCCCTCTTTCACTCGATGCAGTAACTTCTGCGATATAGTCGCCAGCTGCCAGACCAGATGCGATCAGCCCCTGCTGACTGATACCGCCACTAATAACCTGATTAGCGCGCAGCAGACGCCATGTATAACTCTCATTCGCGAAGTTAGCTTTAGCCTGCAATTGCAGCGGAGAAGCCGCAGGCATGCTGTTGCCGCCAGTAATGCTGACGGCCGGTTTCTCCACCGTCAGAGTAGCAATCGCCTCACCGGATTTTTGCTGGCTGTTAGTGGCAACCAGACGGTACTTAGCGGATACGCTATCAACGCCTTTCGGCACCACAAATTCCGCTGAAGCGCCGTTATTCTGGAAATCTTTCAGATAGATGCGCTTATCGCCTTCAACAAACTCCCATTTCCAGTTCACACTGCTTTGATCGCTGCTGCCGGTAAACCGGTAACCCCATGCCCAATCTCCGGTACCCACGACGCTAAGTGCGTTTTGGTTTAAGGTGACTTTTGGCGCCTCTATCACCTCTTCAATCGGGTTATCGCCGTCAAACTTCACATCAATCATCTGGTAAAAGGCATTACCGGTATCCCGTACCCGCCATACCGCATAAATTTTTTGCTCACCGCTACGCTGAGGCACGTTGCAGGTGTGGGTGGTATAGGCCA
This is a stretch of genomic DNA from Winslowiella toletana. It encodes these proteins:
- the alsK gene encoding allose kinase is translated as MTQSWLGIDIGGTSTRFQIMDSDRQWQGFDKIATRSWATADDALSTLAGLIRAAVAKQHIHGVMLGLPGILSRDRRQVLSLPFIQALDHQPIAQLLSEQIGIPVAMDKDVNHLMLWDLMELPQLPDNAVGIYPGTGLGNSLWLNGQFYHGQHGSSGELGHIPLLHSASAATPLPCPCGNHGCVETVTSGHWLSSWAQQHVPDTAMAQLFSRHHAHPDLQAFVQRLAQVIAIEINILDPEYLILGGGVLGMSDFPLASLREQIIQHLRPPVTRDGLKIIFSKATDYTGCRGACYAAERHFRRVL
- a CDS encoding ribokinase — its product is MKGRVCVFGSFNLDIVAGMARFPQPGESLVAHSSMMGAGGKGANQATAALRAGARVHYIGKIGNDDYGIFARRHLENTGFDAITLFTCKEKPTGNALIFVAGDDAENMISVYPGANLTVTAAETQRCQPTIAAADILLLQLENNLSAIQRMIDIGRDSGTFVILNPAPWQKVSDALLNKVNLLTPNSTEASQLSGITVSDLASAQRAAMILHDKGVGQLIITLGMQGALLSVDRVMSLVPVYPAQPKDTTGAGDAFNGALAARLASGDALETAALFASAYASVSVENIGAAQGMPRYAEVLERMQQYPQLKVSALQGCNGGRNPLPHSPQTAAD
- a CDS encoding lytic polysaccharide monooxygenase auxiliary activity family 9 protein; this translates as MSPESRSYQFYAKPWPANEIEAPKLPAGGTMAAENAFENSFEFPADGKLASGNNASRSQMDNEGYPWRMSPMKAGEQQFKWHLQAMHRTTYFTYYITKPDWKSKPGYGQRLTREMFEDKPFCHKIYAYSPTPALDQSMPVAYTTHTCNVPQRSGEQKIYAVWRVRDTGNAFYQMIDVKFDGDNPIEEVIEAPKVTLNQNALSVVGTGDWAWGYRFTGSSDQSSVNWKWEFVEGDKRIYLKDFQNNGASAEFVVPKGVDSVSAKYRLVATNSQQKSGEAIATLTVEKPAVSITGGNSMPAASPLQLQAKANFANESYTWRLLRANQVISGGISQQGLIASGLAAGDYIAEVTASSERGQRSATSTHAVKVTTAVENHDQAFIAGLKLAMQATDSDASVTFSGGASSDTAPTSTPLYQWTLPSGAQGGSQGAAQQHFALSKTSQVQNLQVKVKVSAGSQSRELAQSITVPALTPPGDAEGYNARISYPGKCTSVSYKGQIWQNQWYVNPGQEEPGTGGAWGAWRAKNAVNNTCP